Proteins from a genomic interval of Cervus elaphus chromosome 13, mCerEla1.1, whole genome shotgun sequence:
- the LOC122706571 gene encoding cholesterol side-chain cleavage enzyme, mitochondrial, whose product MLARGLPLRSVLVKGCPPILSTGRESWGQHRVGTGEGAGISTKTPRPYSEIPSPGDNGWLNLYHFWREKGSQRIHFRHIENFQKYGPIYREKLGNLESVYIIHPEDVARLFKFEGSYPERYDVPPWLAYHHYYQKPIGVLFKKSGTWKKDRVVLNTEVMAPEAIKNFIPLLNPVSQDFVSLLHKRIKQQGSGKFVGDIKEDLFHFAFESITNVMFGERLGMLEETVNPEAQKFIDAVYQMFHTSVPLLNLPPELYRLFRTKTWRDHVAAWDTIFHKAERYTEIFYQDLRRKTEFRNYPGILYRLLISEKMLLEDVKANITEMLAGGVDTTSMTLQWHLYEMARSLKVQEMLREEVLNARRQAEGDISKMLQMVPLLKASIKETLRLHPISVTLQRYPENDLVLQDYLIPAKTLVQVAIYAMGRDPAFFSNPDKFDPTRWLGKDKDLIHFRNLGFGWGVRQCVGRRIAELEMTLFLIHILENFKVEMQHISDVNTIFNLILTPDKPIFLVFRPFNQDPPQV is encoded by the exons ATGCTGGCCAGGGGGCTTCCCCTCCGCTCAGTCCTGGTCAAAGGCTGCCCACCCATCCTGAGCACGGGGAGGGAGAGCTGGGGGCAGCACAGGGTGGGCACTGGAGAGGGAGCTGGCATCTCCACTAAGACCCCTCGCCCCTACAGTGAGATCCCCTCCCCGGGTGACAATGGCTGGCTTAACCTGTACCATTTCTGGAGGGAGAAGGGCTCACAGAGAATCCACTTTCGCCAcatcgagaacttccagaagtaTGGCCCCATTTACAG GGAGAAGCTCGGCAATTTGGAGTCAGTTTATATCATTCACCCTGAAGACGTGGCCCGTCTCTTTAAGTTTGAGGGGTCCTACCCAGAGAGATATGACGTCCCACCCTGGCTGGCCTATCACCACTATTATCAGAAACCCATCGGAGTCCTGTTTAA GAAGTCAGGAACCTGGAAGAAAGACCGGGTGGTCCTGAACACGGAGGTGATGGCTCCAGAGGCAATAAAGAACTTCATCCCCCTGCTGAATCCAGTGTCTCAGGACTTCGTCAGCCTCCTGCACAAGCGCATCAAGCAGCAGGGCTCCGGAAAGTTTGTAGGGGACATCAAGGAAGACCTGTTTCACTTTGCCTTTGAGT CCATCACCAATGTCATGTTTGGGGAGCGCCTGGGGATGCTGGAGGAGACAGTGAACCCTGAGGCCCAGAAGTTCATTGATGCCGTCTACCAGATGTTCCACACCAGCGTCCCTCTGCTCAACCTCCCTCCAGAACTGTACCGTCTGTTCAGAACCAAGACTTGGAGGGACCATGTAGCTGCATGGGACACAATTTTCCATAAAG CTGAAAGATACACTGAGATCTTCTACCAGGACCTGAGACGGAAAACAGAGTTTAGGAATTACCCAGGCATCCTCTACCGCCTCCTGATAAGTGAGAAGATGCTCTTGGAGGATGTCAAGGCCAATATTACGGAGATGCTGGCAGGGGGCGTGGACAcg ACATCCATGACGTTACAATGGCACTTGTACGAGATGGCACGCAGCCTGAAAGTGCAGGAGATGCTGCGGGAAGAGGTTCTGAATGCCCGACGCCAGGCAGAGGGAGACATAAGCAAGATGCTGCAAATGGTCCCACTCCTCAAAGCTAGCATTAAGGAGACGCTGAG ACTCCACCCCATCTCCGTGACCCTGCAGAGATACCCTGAAAATGACTTGGTTCTTCAAGATTACCTGATTCCTGCCAAG ACACTGGTGCAAGTGGCCATCTATGCCATGGGCCGAGACCCTGCCTTCTTCTCCAATCCGGACAAGTTTGACCCAACCAGGTGGCTGGGTAAAGACAAGGACCTCATCCACTTCCGGAACCTGGGCTTCGGCTGGGGAGTGCGACAGTGTGTGGGCCGGCGGATCGCCGAGCTGGAGATGACCCTCTTCCTCATCCAC ATTCTGGAGAACTTCAAGGTTGAAATGCAGCATATCAGTGATGTGAACACCATATTCAACCTCATCCTGACGCCGGACAAGCCCATCTTCCTTGTCTTCCGGCCCTTCAACCAGGACCCGCCCCAGGTGTGA